Genomic window (Aquimarina sp. BL5):
TTTTGAGATAATTTCATTGCTGGAAGCATTACATTCTGTAGTACACTAAACTCAGGAAGCAAATAATGAAATTGATATACAAATCCAATATGTTTATTTCTAAAATCGGTGAGAGCCGAAGATGCCAAATTTTTAATATCCTGATCATATATATTCAAATTTCCTTCGAAATCGGTATCTAAGGTTGATAGAATATATAATAAGGTTGATTTTCCACTTCCGGATTCTCCAAATACTGAAACCAGTTCCCCCTCAGAAATTGACAAAGAAACATCTCTTAATACCTGATGCTTTTCTGGTTCAAGAAAATACTTATCTATATGTTGTGTTTCTAAAATCATATTCCTCTTATAATAGTCACAGGATCCACTTTACTTGCTTTTTTGGAAGGAAAATACCCTGCAAAAATAGTTGTCAATATTCCAAAGAAAAATCCTAGCATATAATATGACATCTTAAAATTAATGGGATAGGTATCCACAATTATAAAATCTGATGTATCCAATGGTGTGGTAGAAATTAAATAA
Coding sequences:
- a CDS encoding ABC transporter ATP-binding protein, with amino-acid sequence MILETQHIDKYFLEPEKHQVLRDVSLSISEGELVSVFGESGSGKSTLLYILSTLDTDFEGNLNIYDQDIKNLASSALTDFRNKHIGFVYQFHYLLPEFSVLQNVMLPAMKLSQKSKEEIKENALGLLDEVGMKAFAKRPSYQLSGGQQQRVAIARALINDPALIIADEPTGNLDQKNSELIFELLKEITTSRNKAVVIATHNPKIYHNSHRSIEMIDGSIRL